The sequence TTTTTTACAATATCCTTTAGGATCAAGCTTGTTCTCTCCGTTATATAATCTGTATTCCATTAGTTTTTATTTTTTAAGTAAGACTGCTATCTTCATCGATATATCGAAGAAAATCATATTAGGGTTAACATTCGCTTCTATATGTTTTTCGGCGAGAGCTAACTCTTCCATAAAGTCGATGACGTTATTTTCGTTTACGTAAGGATTGAAGTTTACCGAAAATTCGGCTTCCTTACGATTCATATAATTAATCTCTTGTATTTGTAGTTTGTATAAGAAGTTCTCTCTTATCATTTTTTGAGAGTATGCAAGAAACTCTTTTTGCTTGTCTCTCCCCATTGCAGCAAACTCTTCCGACTTAAGTTTCATATTTGAGATGTCTCTTTTCCAAGAGTTTCGCATAATGGTAATGAATAAGTCTAAGTAAGCTTCATTAGAGCCAGTCGACTCTATAATCTCTATCGCTTTATTGTAACTGCCGTTAGCCAAGCGCACTATTAAAGAAATATCTTCCGAACTTAAATCGTAGCGTTTAGATATGGCAGCAGCTAAATCTTCATCGTTAATCGGAGGGACTGCTAAGATTTGAGTCCTCGAACGGATTGTGGCAATTATATTATCTTGCTCTTCCGAAACAAATAAGAATATAGTTTTCTGAGGAGGTTCTTCTATCAACTTTAACAATCTATTCGCCGCAGTTTCGTGCAACTTCTCAGGAAGCCAAATAATCATAATCTTATAATCAGACTCATAGGCTTTAAGATTTAGTTTGCGAAGAATCTCACTGCTTTCTCGTGCATATATTAAGCCTTGCGCATTTGCAGCGTCTATGCTGCTTAACCACGAACCAAGATTACCGTAAGGATTATTGATAGCAAACCCTCTCCACTCAGGCAGGAAGTCGTCACAGAAAGCCTCCTTAGTTCCCTTTTTATTTATTATTGGGAAAACGAAATGCAAATCTGGGTGAGTAAGCTTTAATGATTTCTTACAACTGGGGCATTCTCCGCACGAATCATTTCCTTGTTTGTTTGTACAGTGAATATATTGGG is a genomic window of Dysgonomonadaceae bacterium PH5-43 containing:
- a CDS encoding DNA polymerase-3 subunit delta' (product_source=KO:K02341; cath_funfam=3.40.50.300; cog=COG2812; ko=KO:K02341; pfam=PF13177; superfamily=52540) — protein: MFFREVIGQKDIKDKLLNSVKEGVIPHARLFVEQDSAGALPLALAYAQYIHCTNKQGNDSCGECPSCKKSLKLTHPDLHFVFPIINKKGTKEAFCDDFLPEWRGFAINNPYGNLGSWLSSIDAANAQGLIYARESSEILRKLNLKAYESDYKIMIIWLPEKLHETAANRLLKLIEEPPQKTIFLFVSEEQDNIIATIRSRTQILAVPPINDEDLAAAISKRYDLSSEDISLIVRLANGSYNKAIEIIESTGSNEAYLDLFITIMRNSWKRDISNMKLKSEEFAAMGRDKQKEFLAYSQKMIRENFLYKLQIQEINYMNRKEAEFSVNFNPYVNENNVIDFMEELALAEKHIEANVNPNMIFFDISMKIAVLLKK